The genomic DNA GCCTCACTCCGCCGGCGGCAAAGTGTCCCGCGGGCGCTCGCGCAGCAACCAGCGAGCCAGACTGCGGGCCGACTCGACCACGCCGATGGTGATGTACACGCCGAGCAACCAGACCAGCACGAACTGGGGTTTCCAGATCTGCGACACGGCGAGGCACGACCCCATCACGAACAACACGAACAAGATCGTCGCCGGGTTGAGCCGGAGATCCTTGAACGAGCGAAAGCGCACGTTCGACACCATGAGCAGCGCGACGATCAGCGTGACCGCGAAGAAGACGAGCGTGTTTTGCTCCGCGCCGAGAGAGCCACCGACGGCGGAGTCGGCGACCGCCAGCGAAATGAGCACGCCCGAAGCCGGCGGCGACGGCAAACCTACGATGTATTTGCCGGGTTTCACCGGGGCGCCGCTGGGCGCCGACGAGAGCACGTTGAACCGGGCGAGGCGTGCGGCGGCGCAGGCCACGTAGATGAACGCCACGATGAGTCCCGGGACCGGGTGGCGGTGCAGCACCCACTGATAAACGAGCAGGGCTGGTGCGACGCCGAACGAGACCAGATCTGCCAGGGAGTCCAGCTGCAGGCCGAACGCGCTCTGGGTCTTGGTGAGGCGAGCGACGCGGCCGTCGAGCATGTCGAACAGCATCGCGAACATGAGCAGCACTGCGGCGCGGTGATAGTCCTCGATCTCCGCGCCCGGCTTGGCACACAGCCGGATGGCGTTGAAACCGCAGAACACCGCCGCCATGGTGATCATGTTCGGCAGGACGAATAACGTCTTCTTGAGGTCCAAACGCCTGCGGCGTTCCCCTCCCTTTCGGGCCCTCAGCTTCACGTCCTCGACCCTACCTTCGGAGGTCCGGCCCGTCCAGATTGGGGCGTGTAGGCGCACCTGCGCCAACATCCATGCCAGCTCTAGCGCGGATCGAACCCCGGAGTTTTTGGCCCGGCCGGCCAGTGAAACCTAGACTTTCCCCGATGCGGAGCCTTCTGTCCCTAGCCCGGCGCTCGGCCCTCGGCCTAGTCGTCGTTCCCTGCGCGTTATTTGCGGTCGCTTGCGGCGGCAGCAACCGCGATGCCCTCGAGAAACGCGTCGCGACGATGCAGGAGGAGCTGACGCGGGTGCAGAACACCAACGACCGCCTGGCAGAGCGCATGCAGGCGCTCGAAATCATCGGCATGCGAGGGCAGCGGACGGCGGAAGCTCCGTCACAGCCCGCAGAGCCGGAGGAGACGCGTGTTGCCCGGCCGACCCTGAAGGTGGTCAAGCTGGGACCCGGCGCAGCGGCCGCTCCTGCCGAACCCGAGGCAGAAGAAGCGCCGGCGGCCGAGGAGAAGGGGCCGCGACCCGTGCTCAAGGAGTACGGCGCCAAACCCGGAGCCGCAAAACCCTTCGGTTGGCGGCCTGCGGGCCGTGCGATCGGCGCTCCAATGGGCCAGAATAAGCCGGGGAAACCCGCTGCTCCACAAGGGACCTGAAACCATGCGCAAGGGACCGAGGGCTTACTGGTGCGTGTCGACGCTCGTCGCAGCGGGGCTCGTGAGCCCACTCGCGCTAGCCCAGGAGAGTGGAGGCGCCCCCGCCGGTGGTGATGGCAGCGGACAGGTGCAGGTCGCGCCAAGCCAGACCAACGTGACGACCTACAGCACACCGCCGCCTGGCTTCCCTCAACCGGGCGCGGGAGATCCCAACGAACACCTACCGTCGAGCTCGCGACCGACCACCGACCCGACCAAGGGCGACGGGTTCGACCTCAGTCGCGGCTCCGGGGCGGGCGGGTCAATTCGCGGCACGAAGGGGTCGAGCGCGGTGCTCGGCCGCGGCGGAGCGATGCGCGTGCCTTCGTTCCACACCGTGCGCCGCGGCGACACACTCTGGGGGCTGTCCGGTTACTACTACGGTAACTCGTGGAACTGGCCGAAGGTGTGGAGTTACAACCCACAGGTCACAAACCCGCACTGGATCTATCCCGGCGATCAGGTGCGCATGAAACAAGGTGGCGCGGGAGACTTCCGCGACGGCGGGACGCTCGGCGACGGCGGCGGTCTGGTCGACCGGCGCGCGGCGGTGCCGCGCAACACCGTGTTCCTGCGCAGCACCGGCTACATCGATGATCCCAAGCGGCAGGTCTGGGGCGAGCTGCTCGGCTCCCGCGAAGATCAGATGCTGCTGGCCGATGGCAACCACGTCTACTTGAAGATCCGCAAAGGGGTGAACGTCGTCCCTGGGCAGAAGCTCACCATCTTCACCGCGATCAGGAAGCCGGCGGCGGTCAAGGGCGCACGGCGACCGCCGGGGCAGATCATCGCCATCAAGGGCACCGTTCGCATCGATCATTTCGACGACAAGAAACGCCTGGCTCGCGGCGAGATCGTCGAGTCGACGGACGTCATCGAGCGCGGCGCGCTGATCGGCGACGTCGGTCGTCGCATCGACGTGGTTCCCCCCAAACCGTCGCGGGTCAACCGCTGGGCGCGCGTGCTCACGAGTGTCTACCCCCACGAGCTCATGGGACAAAACCAGGTCGTGTTCATCGACCGCGGCACCGAAGACGGTCTCAGCTCTGGCAATCGCCTTTTTATCGTTGCCAAGGGTGATGCGTGGCGCGCTTCGCTGAAGACGGCGACCCGCTCGGCGCGGGACCGCTTGCGCATCGAGGTGCCCGAGAGTGCGAGTGTGGAGACCACACCGCTCAAGGGCAACGAGAAGGACTTCCCCGAAGAGATCGTGGGTGAGGTCAGGGTGCTGCGAGCGAACAAGTACAGCTCGGTGTGTCTGGTGACGGTCTCACACCGAGAGATCGAACCGGGCGACCGTGCGGTCGCGCGCAAGGGTTTCTGACGCAGCCGGCGTCGCCGCGGGATCTTCGCCGGCTGAGCCTCGGTGCTCTTTTGCCAGCTCAGCGTGCCTCGGTGAACACGAACGGCACGTTCACGGCGATGGCAGAGGCGGCCGGTCCGAAGCGCCAGCCGCGCGTCTCCGCTGCGATGCATCCAGCCAGCGCCGGGTAGTCCGGACTGGCCGGTCCAGCGCTCGCACCCGAGGTCTTGCCGTTCGCCTCGATGGTGAAGCGGACGGTGAGGCGCACCGTCGTCGCGGCGTGCTCGCTGCGTTTGGCCAGCGCCGGCTCCCAGCATCGCTGGCGGACCTCGCTTCGATGGCCGGCGATCACGGCCTGGATCTCCGCGTGCCCCCGCTGGTTGCCCTGCGGTTCTGCGGCCGTCGCTGGCGGAGCGTCGCTCACACTCGGGATGGCAGCCGGCGCGGGCTTCTCGGGTTCATCGCTTCGCGGTTGGGGTACGACGGGCGCTCTCGGCGCTTCGTTTGGCCGAATCGCCCGGGCGGCATGCGCCGCGCTCGGTGACGGCACCAGGCGTGTCGTGGGGGTGGTGGGTGCCACTTCGGCGCTCGCGGTGATCGGAGCTCCCGCCGGGTTGCTGGTGGGTGGTTCACCCCGTATCCCGATCGGAATGGATGAGCCCAGGTAGCCGTGCGCCGCGACGGCCCCCACCGCCAACACGAGCGTCGCTGCCAACCCGAAGAACAGCAGGGGTCGACGCTGCGTGCGCCGCATCGCGAACGGAGGTTCGAGCTCACTCGGCGCGGCGCGCCGAACCTGGTCCCGCAGGCGAGGCATCAGCCGCTCCAGGAAGAGCTCGTCGGGCGCCGGCGTGCCCGCGCGGTCCCACAGGTAGTCATCCGACATGCTCACCTCGATCTTGAAGCCGCGCTCGGAGCAACTTCATGCCCCGGCTCAACTTCACTCGCACGGACCCTTCCGTCATGCCCATGCGCTCGGCGATTTCCGGACCGGTCATGCCTTCCACGAAGCGGAGCACCAGGATCTCGGAGTAACTCTCGGGCAGCGCCTGGATCTCCCGCAAGATCCCCAGGGCTCGTTCGTCGAGTGACACGACTCCGAGGGCGAGCTCATCGGGTTCGCGATTTGGCTTGTCACGGCGTGCGTAATCAGTGGCCCGGTTGCGTGTGATGCTCGCGAGCCAAGTCGGGAACGCGAGCGCGACCCGCAACGAGCCGATGCGCCCGAGCACAGTGACGAACACGTCGTGGAGCACATCGCGGGCCTCTGCCGGTGAGACTCGCGAGAGGGCGATGCCGCGCACGGTGGGTTCGAATTGTGCGTACAGCTCGGCGAAGGCGGCGCGGTCGCCGGCCTGGGCCCGCTCGACCATGGCCACGAACGGTGGCGCCGGTTCGACGCGCGGTTCGGTCGGAGCGTCGGCGGTTGGTTCCGCCCGGGCCAAGCGGGGTCTCACGGGGATTGGACGTGGCGGAACTGCGGAATGTTAGCGGTGCCCCCAATTTCTGGTGCCGAGCGGCCAAAATCGTTCGAAATATCGGCTTTCGTGCGGGGATCGCTTGCCGACCCTCACGCGGCCGCGTAGTGGGACTCGCGGGCAACACGCCTGCGAGTCGTCCCCTCGCTTTTCCCCGTGTAAGATCCCAAGTCGCGCATGAAAAACCGCGTCTTCTTCCCCCAACGAGCCCTCGATCTGTGGCTGGGCAAGGACCGCGTCGACCTCGTGGGCAACGAGCTCGTGATTCGGGCGGAGGGACGCAAGTACCACGTGGTCGAGGCCATCCGGGTCGTCAAAGAGGTGACCGGCGGTGTCGACCTGCACGAGCTCGTGGGCAAGGTGAAGTCCGTCAGCTTCATGCAGGAGCTGGGCGCCGAACTCCTGGACACGTCGATGGTGCTCGGAGACCTCGCGTACGACATCGTGCCTGGGTTCGCCGGCACGCCGATCGGCAGCTTTGCCGAACATCGCGCCGTGAGCACTCCGCCGGGCGACGGCCCGATCCCCTGTTCGGACGAAGAGATGTTGGCGCAGTATCTCGCCGGCCACCTCGGGTGACATGGAACGAGCCGCAACCCTGGCCTTCTATTTCGGTGCCGCGGCCTACGCGGCGGCCGCGATCTTGTTCTTCTTGGACCTCTCGCGCCGCGAAGGCTCCGCGTCCGCCGCTCGGACCGCTCCCATCGCGCTCGCCCTTGGTGCGCTGCTGCACGCCGTCCATGTGGTCACTGGCAGCCTCTTTTCCCGCATCTGCCCCGTCGAGTCGCTGCACTTCTCCCTCAGCTTGTCGGCGCTGATCCTGGCCGGCATGTACCTGGCGCTCCGCGTGCGTTTCAAGCTGCAGGCCATCGGTGCGGTGGTCGCGCCGTTGGCGCTGACCTTCCTGATTGGCGCGCAGTTCGTGGGTGCGGAGCAGAGCAGCATCGCCGGAGTCTCGCGGCCGCTCCTCATCTTGCACATCACGGCCAACCTCATGGGGGTGGGGTTCTTCCTGCTCGCCGGGGCCGCGGGCGCCTTTTATCTCGTGCAAGAGCGCAGCCTCAAGGAGAAGCGGCCGACCTGGCTGACCGCGAAGCTGCCGCCGCTCGACGCGCTCGATCGCACCGAGCACCGGCTCTTGCTCATCGGTTTTCCGTTGCTGACCTTCGGCGTCGTGACTGGCGGCTTCTTCGCCAGTCGGGGCGGCGTGACCGGGGGCGTCGAGATGCTGCGCACGGCCCTTGGATATGGAACGTGGGTGGTGCTCGCCGCGGTGCTGATCTTGCGGGCTGCGGTGGGTTGGCGCGGACGGCGCTCGGCCTATGGCACGTTGGCCGGTGTCATCTGCGTCACTACGGTGATCTTGCTCTACGCATTCCGCATCGGCGGAGGTCGCGGATGATCGTCGTCGTCGGACTGTCGCACCGGACCGCGCCAGTAGCGGTCCGCGAGAAGATCGCGTTGCCGAAGGCAGACATTGCTCGTGTGCTCGGCCAGCTCGTCGAGCGACCCGAGCTCGGCGAGGCGATGTTGATCTCGACCTGCAACCGCGTGGAGCTGGTCGCAGCGGGGCGCTCGGGTCCGCAGTCGGATACGGCCGAGGTGGGGCGAGCCGCCCTCGACGGGCTGTCCAGACTGGCGCCCGGCGTGCGCGAGCACCTGTATGTCTACGAAGGCAGCGAGGCCGTGAGCCACCTGTTTCGTGTGGCGTCGTCCCTCGATTCGATCGTGCTGGGCGAGCCGCAGATCCTGGGCCAGCTCAAGGACGCGTTCGAGACGGCCAAAAAAGCCGGCACGGTGGGTGGCTGCCTGCATCGCACCGTGCCGCGGGCGCTGCGCGCCGCCAAGCGCGTGCGCACCGAGACCCAGCTCGGGGTCGGGCAAATTTCGGTGCCCAGTGTCTCCGTCGATCTCGCCCGGCAGATCTTCGGAGAGCTGCGCGGTCGCACGGTGGTCTTGATCGGCTCCGGCGAGATGGCCGAGACGGTCGCCAAGCTCCTGCATCACGCCGGTACGCGGCTCTTGGTCGTGGGTCGAAACGAGGCGCGCGTCGGGGTGCTGGCCGCCGCTGTCGGCGGCGAGGCGCGGGGCTGGGCGGATCTGCCCGAGGCGTTGATTGACGCCGACGTCGTGATCACCAGCACCAGCGCGCCAGGGTTCGTCGTCGACTACGAGACCATCGCGAAGCTGCGCCGCAAGCGCCGCGGGCGAAACTTGTTCTTCGTGGACCTCGCAGTGCCCCGCGACGTGGACCCCAAGGTCGAGACGCTGGGCGAAGTGTTCCTCTACAACATCGACGATTTCGAGCGCGTCGTCAGTGAATCGCGCCAGAGCCGGCAGCGAGAAGCTGAGGCGGCGGAGCGCATCGTGCGCGAGGAGACCGCGGGCTGGCAACGCTGGGCCGAGGTCGCACAGGTCACGCCGGTGGTGGTCGCGCTGCGCTCTCGGCTCGAGCGCTTCCTGCACGCCGAGCTGGAGCGCAGCCTGCGCACGAAGCTCAAACACCTGGGCGAGCCCGAACGCGCGGCGCTGGAGGCGATGCTGGAGGCAGCGCTGAACAAGATGCTGCACGCTCCGACCACGCATTTGCGTCAGGTGGTCAGCGACGAGGACTACGAGAGCCCCCGGGTCGAGCAGCTCGTCGTCGCGTTGACCGAGTTGTTCGAGCTGGATGCGGAGCCTGCTTCGCTCCAGTCGGTGCCGTCGACGCGCCCGGCATCCCCCGAATCGACCGCCGAGGCCAATGAGCCTGCCCCGAGCGCCGAGGACGAGGCGCGGCGCGCCACTGGAACCAACGGAAAATGACCGAAAAGAAGCTCGTTGTTGCTACGCGCAAGAGTCAGCTAGCGCTGGCCCAGGCCCGCGCT from Myxococcales bacterium includes the following:
- the pssA gene encoding CDP-diacylglycerol--serine O-phosphatidyltransferase, whose amino-acid sequence is MLAQVRLHAPIWTGRTSEGRVEDVKLRARKGGERRRRLDLKKTLFVLPNMITMAAVFCGFNAIRLCAKPGAEIEDYHRAAVLLMFAMLFDMLDGRVARLTKTQSAFGLQLDSLADLVSFGVAPALLVYQWVLHRHPVPGLIVAFIYVACAAARLARFNVLSSAPSGAPVKPGKYIVGLPSPPASGVLISLAVADSAVGGSLGAEQNTLVFFAVTLIVALLMVSNVRFRSFKDLRLNPATILFVLFVMGSCLAVSQIWKPQFVLVWLLGVYITIGVVESARSLARWLLRERPRDTLPPAE
- a CDS encoding LysM peptidoglycan-binding domain-containing protein, which encodes MRKGPRAYWCVSTLVAAGLVSPLALAQESGGAPAGGDGSGQVQVAPSQTNVTTYSTPPPGFPQPGAGDPNEHLPSSSRPTTDPTKGDGFDLSRGSGAGGSIRGTKGSSAVLGRGGAMRVPSFHTVRRGDTLWGLSGYYYGNSWNWPKVWSYNPQVTNPHWIYPGDQVRMKQGGAGDFRDGGTLGDGGGLVDRRAAVPRNTVFLRSTGYIDDPKRQVWGELLGSREDQMLLADGNHVYLKIRKGVNVVPGQKLTIFTAIRKPAAVKGARRPPGQIIAIKGTVRIDHFDDKKRLARGEIVESTDVIERGALIGDVGRRIDVVPPKPSRVNRWARVLTSVYPHELMGQNQVVFIDRGTEDGLSSGNRLFIVAKGDAWRASLKTATRSARDRLRIEVPESASVETTPLKGNEKDFPEEIVGEVRVLRANKYSSVCLVTVSHREIEPGDRAVARKGF
- a CDS encoding AgmX/PglI C-terminal domain-containing protein, with translation MSDDYLWDRAGTPAPDELFLERLMPRLRDQVRRAAPSELEPPFAMRRTQRRPLLFFGLAATLVLAVGAVAAHGYLGSSIPIGIRGEPPTSNPAGAPITASAEVAPTTPTTRLVPSPSAAHAARAIRPNEAPRAPVVPQPRSDEPEKPAPAAIPSVSDAPPATAAEPQGNQRGHAEIQAVIAGHRSEVRQRCWEPALAKRSEHAATTVRLTVRFTIEANGKTSGASAGPASPDYPALAGCIAAETRGWRFGPAASAIAVNVPFVFTEAR
- a CDS encoding sigma-70 family RNA polymerase sigma factor, whose protein sequence is MRPRLARAEPTADAPTEPRVEPAPPFVAMVERAQAGDRAAFAELYAQFEPTVRGIALSRVSPAEARDVLHDVFVTVLGRIGSLRVALAFPTWLASITRNRATDYARRDKPNREPDELALGVVSLDERALGILREIQALPESYSEILVLRFVEGMTGPEIAERMGMTEGSVRVKLSRGMKLLRARLQDRGEHVG
- the ccsA gene encoding cytochrome c biogenesis protein CcsA codes for the protein MERAATLAFYFGAAAYAAAAILFFLDLSRREGSASAARTAPIALALGALLHAVHVVTGSLFSRICPVESLHFSLSLSALILAGMYLALRVRFKLQAIGAVVAPLALTFLIGAQFVGAEQSSIAGVSRPLLILHITANLMGVGFFLLAGAAGAFYLVQERSLKEKRPTWLTAKLPPLDALDRTEHRLLLIGFPLLTFGVVTGGFFASRGGVTGGVEMLRTALGYGTWVVLAAVLILRAAVGWRGRRSAYGTLAGVICVTTVILLYAFRIGGGRG
- a CDS encoding glutamyl-tRNA reductase: MIVVVGLSHRTAPVAVREKIALPKADIARVLGQLVERPELGEAMLISTCNRVELVAAGRSGPQSDTAEVGRAALDGLSRLAPGVREHLYVYEGSEAVSHLFRVASSLDSIVLGEPQILGQLKDAFETAKKAGTVGGCLHRTVPRALRAAKRVRTETQLGVGQISVPSVSVDLARQIFGELRGRTVVLIGSGEMAETVAKLLHHAGTRLLVVGRNEARVGVLAAAVGGEARGWADLPEALIDADVVITSTSAPGFVVDYETIAKLRRKRRGRNLFFVDLAVPRDVDPKVETLGEVFLYNIDDFERVVSESRQSRQREAEAAERIVREETAGWQRWAEVAQVTPVVVALRSRLERFLHAELERSLRTKLKHLGEPERAALEAMLEAALNKMLHAPTTHLRQVVSDEDYESPRVEQLVVALTELFELDAEPASLQSVPSTRPASPESTAEANEPAPSAEDEARRATGTNGK